The bacterium genomic interval CCCTCGCCTTCGGCATAGCGCTCCCCATAGCCCTCTTCGCACTGATGTACGGCGTCTTCGGCCAGGGCGCGTCCTTCAGCGCTACGGCGAGCATTGTGGACCTGGACGGCGGCCCAGTTGCCGCCCAGTTGATCGACCGCGTCTCCGCCTTCGACGGGCTGGAGGTGGAGATGCTCACCGAAGCGGACGCCGACGAAGCCCTGGACCGCTCCCGCATCCTGACGGCGGTGTTCATCCCCGCCGGATTCTCGGAGCGACTGGAGGCGGGCGAGCCGGCGTCCGTACTCTTCAAAAGACGTGGCTCCGGGGGAGATACGGGCCAGATCGTCTCGCAGATCGTGCAGGGCGTCGCGCAGGACGTCGCTGCCGAGTTCGAGATACGCGAGTTCGTGCGCAGCCGGCTCGATGGCAGCGGCGTCCCGGAGGCCCAGATCGTGGCAACGGTCGGGACCCTGATCGAACGGGCCGCCGTTGTTTCCCCCATCGGGGTCGAGATCCGGGCCGTGGGCGAGGAAGAGAACGCGCTGGACAGGCTCATCCCGGGCGTGCTGACGATGTTCCTGATGTTCGCCGCCACCATCTCGGCCGCATCGATTGTTGTGGAGCGCGATACGGGGACGCTGGAACGTCTCCTCACAACCCGGCTCTCGGTGAACCAGCTCTACGCGGGCAAGTTCCTCGCGAGCGTCGGAAGGGCGATGGTGCAGGCCCTGATACTCCTCTCCCTGGCCTTTGCCGTCCTCAGGGTGGGCGGCGCCGTCGCGTTCGCGCAGGTGGTGGTGTTCAGCCTGCTGATCGCCGCGGCGGTCAGCGCGCTAGGCCTGGTGGTCGCGGGCCTTGCACGGACCCAGGAACAGGCGTCGTGGGGGTCGGTCTTCCTCACCATGATCCTCACCGTCTTTGGCGGAACCTTCATCAGCGTGGGAGAGACAGGGGTGCTGGGGTTCCTGAGCAGGCTCACGCCGAACAAGTACGCCATCGACGCCATGGGCGACATCCTCGCGGGCAGCGGCGGGCTGGCCGAGCAGGGACCGGAAGCCGCCATCCTGGGAGGCATCGCAGTGATCGGCTTCGTCGTAGCCCGCGTCGCCTTCCGCACGGCGTAGAAGGGAGGACGGGCACTTGAGAATCGTGCTGAGGCAGTCGCTCATCATCGCCGCGAAGGACACGCGGGTGTTCCTGAAGGACCGGTTAGGACTCGCGTTCGCACTGCTCTTCCCGCTCATCTTCGTCCTCGCCTTCTCCCTTGCGCTGCGCAACGTCGGCCCCGGAGACGAGCGGCTCTCGATCACTGTCGCCACCCAGGAGGAGGAAGGGATCAGCCACCAGATCATCGAGGGGCTCGCGGAGGAGAACACCGTCGACCTCATCGTCATGGAGTACGGCAAGGCGGTACAGGCCACCGAGGATGGGGACATCGGAGGATTCGTCGCGTTTCCCCCCGACTTCACTTCCAGTCTGGTAGGAGGCCGTCCCACGAAGCTGGAGGTCGTTGCACAGATCGGCGACCCGGAAACGGAAGCTGCGCTCGTCGGGTTCGCCAACGCTGTAACCGCGGCCTCCTCCAACACGAGGACGGCCGTCCAGGCCATCGTGCAGATTGCTGGGGTGGAAGC includes:
- a CDS encoding ABC transporter permease, coding for MLRPLVLAWIELKRFGADRGALAFGIALPIALFALMYGVFGQGASFSATASIVDLDGGPVAAQLIDRVSAFDGLEVEMLTEADADEALDRSRILTAVFIPAGFSERLEAGEPASVLFKRRGSGGDTGQIVSQIVQGVAQDVAAEFEIREFVRSRLDGSGVPEAQIVATVGTLIERAAVVSPIGVEIRAVGEEENALDRLIPGVLTMFLMFAATISAASIVVERDTGTLERLLTTRLSVNQLYAGKFLASVGRAMVQALILLSLAFAVLRVGGAVAFAQVVVFSLLIAAAVSALGLVVAGLARTQEQASWGSVFLTMILTVFGGTFISVGETGVLGFLSRLTPNKYAIDAMGDILAGSGGLAEQGPEAAILGGIAVIGFVVARVAFRTA